The Candidatus Deferrimicrobiaceae bacterium genomic sequence CCGACCTTGCCGATATCGTTGATGCAGCATGAACGCCATAGCTCGGGAAGGTTCTCATCCGGAGTGCCGATAAATACGGGGGACGATGATTCTCTATTCCTCTCCCGCCAGTCGGCGGTCAGGCGGCCGGAGCAGGCGGCGGCGAGGACGGACTGGCGGAAGCGCTTGAGGAGGATGGGAATCTTGTCGAGCCGCTTCCGGCAGTCGTCGACCTTCCCGACGAGCGCCTCCAGCTTGGCGACGATCCGACGCTGCTCGGCGAGTGGGGGAACCGGCAACGAGAAATTATTGAGCGTTTCGGATTTTACGCTCTGGACGGTCGTTCCCTCCCGGTTCTCTGAAAGCAATTCCTGCGAGGATGCCCGCAATGAAATCGCGAGCCAACGGTTCAGGTCGTCGTTGCCACTATCGAAACACTTGATGTCCTGATTGACCGCGGCATCAGTTGCAAGAATTGAAACTGGGAGGGTGTGTTTCAGAATTCCGCTTCGAACGACGATCAAGATAGATCCGGGGCGACACATCCGGGCGGATGATTTCTCGATCGCCAAAAGCGTGATGGTTTCTGTGGCGGAAGAGATGATCGCAGACTTTATGTCGCCCGAGGAAAGCCAAGGGATTTCCCCATTCCAATAATCGGGGTTTGAACGATCAGGCGTGCCGCCACCGTGCGATTCAAACAGCTCGCCGATGGTCGATGTTGCCCACCCCTTGGGCAACTCGCTCACGCCTTGCCTGCCTCTTCTTCGGCGGCGAGCTCCTTGAGGATCTCGGCCTCCATCATCCCCGCATCCGGAAGCTTGCCCGCCAGTTCTGCCGGAAGGTCGCGCGTCAGGGTGTAACCCGATACGCCCATCGGCTTGTCGATGCCGCGCAGCGAGTATTCCACCTCGACCCGGTCGCGGTCGGCGCAAAGGATGATCCCGATGGACGGATTCTCGCCCGGTTCGCGGACGAAGTCGTCAAGCAGATTCAGGTAGAGGTTCATCTTGCCGGCGTATTCCGGCTGGAACGCGCCCGCCTTGAGTTCGACCGCCACCAGACTTTTCAGCTTCCGATGGTAGAAAAGCAGGTCGATGAAATATTCCTTTTCGCCGAGAGCCAAACGGTACTGGTTCCCGATGAAGGAAAACCCGTAGCCGAGTTCGAGGATCACGTCGCGGATCCGGCCGATCATCCGTCGCTCCAGTTCCCGTTCCAGCACCGGCCTGGCGATGCCCAGGAAGTCGAGCACATAGATGTCCTTCATCGCTTCGTCCGCCTGCTCGGCCAGCGCCTGCGGCAGCGTGTCGGCGAAGTTGTGCTGCTTCGGGATCTCCCGGTGGCGTTCGAATGCCTGACTCTGGATCTGGTGGAGCAGGACGTTGCGGCTCCACCCTTGTTCGGCGGACATCCGCAGGTAATATTCGCGGGCTCCCGGCGACTTTACCTTGTTTATAATCAGCCGGTTATGCCCCCACGGAATTTCTCCCACAAGCTGTGGGAGAATTGGCGATTCCCGATATTCCAGATATAGCTGCTGCATCGACCAGAGACTGTTCGGTGAGAATCCTCTTGAATCAGGGAACGCCTCGCTCAAATCGCGCGACAGCTTCTCGACGATCCCTTTCCCCCATCCGGCCCGTTCCGATCGCTCCGCGATTTCGCGGCCGATGTTCCAGTAGAGCCCGATCAGTTCCCGGTTGACGGTCCGGGCCGCACGAATGCGCGCCTGACGGATGGCGCCCTTGACCGTGCCCAGCAGTTCCGAATACGCTTCTCCGGCCTGTTGCGGCAAGTCAGGCATCGGCAACCCCCTCTTCCTGCTCGATCAGGCGGACGATTTCCTTGAGGTCGTCGACGACCGCTTCCAGTTCGGTGATTGCTTCACTTGCGAGATCCTGCGGCTCGGGAAGCGCGTCGCCGTCCTCGATCGAGTCGTCCTTCATCCAGGTGATGTCGAGCTTGTAGTCGCGCGCCTTGATGTCCGCCAGAGAGAAGGGGCGGAAGCGGCCCGTTTCGCCCTGGTCCTTGCGGGGCGCTCGGCCGTTTGGGTCCTTTCCGTAGGCCGCGTCGAATTCGGTGAAGTGGGCGGCTGACAGCGGACGATCCTTCTTCGTGATGCCGGGCACGTTTGATCGGGCGTCGAAGATCCAGGTCGTCTCGGTCGGCAACCCCTTCTGGAAGAAAATGACGTTCGCCTTGACGCCCTGGCTGTACGGCGTGAAGGTGCCGCGCGGCAACCGCAGAACCGTGTGCAGGTTGCAATCCTTCATCAAGATCTCGAACACCTCGCCCGCTTTCCCCTCGAACAAGCAGTTATCGGGAAGGACCATCGCGGCACGGCCGCCGGGCTTCAGGATGTTCACGACATGCTGGACGAAGTTGAGCTGCTTGTTGCTCGTCTCGATCGTGAAGTCTTCCCGCTCGGGCGCCTGGTTTGCGCCCTTGGTGCCGAACGGCGGATTGGTGAGGATCACGTCGTACCGCTCGCCCCGGTCGGGCTCGTATATCGTGTCGCCCAAGTAGATGTGCGGCTCGACCCCGTGCAGATACAAGTTCATCAACGCCAGGCGTCGCGGGCGTTCGACGAGATCCTGTCCAAAATAGGTGCTCTTGGCGATCCGTTTCGCCTCGGTGCGGTCGAAGACGCCGCCGCTCTGCTCCATCAGCCATTCGTGGGCGCAGACGAGAAATCCGCCGGTGCCACAAGCGGGGTCGCACACCTTGAAATCGGCTTTTCCACGCGGGTCCGGGTGCATGACGCGCACGATCGACTGGATGAGAACGCGCGGGGTGAAGTATTGCCCCGCCCCCTTTTTCCCTTCGTTGGCCGCCTTTTCCAGCAACCCTTCAAAGACGGCGCCCTTGACGTCGAGGTCGAGCGACATCCAGTCTTCCGCGTCGATCAGGCCGATGAACCGCTTGAGGTTGACCGGGTTGTTGAAGCGGGGCATGGCCTTGCCGAAGATATCGCCGAGAAGCGCCGGTTGTTTGCCGAGCGCCCGGAGCACATCCGAGAAATGTTCCAGCAGTGCGGTACCGTTGGCCTCGCGCAAGGCGTCCCAGCCGCAATCGGTCGTGACCGACTGCCCCTTCTCGTTCTTCCAGTCGATCTTGCGAAGGTCGATGCTGCGCTCGTCAGCCATTTTCAAAAACAGCAGGTAGGTGATCTGCTCGATGTAGTCGCCGTAGTCGATCCCGTCATGACGAAGCGTGTGACAGAAGCCCCACAGTTTTCCGACGATGTCGCTCATTCAATTCCCTTCAGTTCGCCGTTGCGACGGCTTCGTTGAGTCGATGGATCATTTCGGGAAGGGTTCCGCCGAAGACGCGATCGGCGCGGCCCCATCCGCCGGCGCTGGAAAACACTGGGATGAAGGCGAAGTCGTCCCGTCCGATCGAAAGATTTTTTACCAGATGCGCCCGGATCCGCTGGAGCCATTCCATCTGCTCGGGCGTGAAATCGATCCCGCCGGTGATCCGCATCATCGCGCGGGCAACCCGCTCCTC encodes the following:
- a CDS encoding PDDEXK nuclease domain-containing protein, with amino-acid sequence MPDLPQQAGEAYSELLGTVKGAIRQARIRAARTVNRELIGLYWNIGREIAERSERAGWGKGIVEKLSRDLSEAFPDSRGFSPNSLWSMQQLYLEYRESPILPQLVGEIPWGHNRLIINKVKSPGAREYYLRMSAEQGWSRNVLLHQIQSQAFERHREIPKQHNFADTLPQALAEQADEAMKDIYVLDFLGIARPVLERELERRMIGRIRDVILELGYGFSFIGNQYRLALGEKEYFIDLLFYHRKLKSLVAVELKAGAFQPEYAGKMNLYLNLLDDFVREPGENPSIGIILCADRDRVEVEYSLRGIDKPMGVSGYTLTRDLPAELAGKLPDAGMMEAEILKELAAEEEAGKA
- a CDS encoding N-6 DNA methylase, with product MSDIVGKLWGFCHTLRHDGIDYGDYIEQITYLLFLKMADERSIDLRKIDWKNEKGQSVTTDCGWDALREANGTALLEHFSDVLRALGKQPALLGDIFGKAMPRFNNPVNLKRFIGLIDAEDWMSLDLDVKGAVFEGLLEKAANEGKKGAGQYFTPRVLIQSIVRVMHPDPRGKADFKVCDPACGTGGFLVCAHEWLMEQSGGVFDRTEAKRIAKSTYFGQDLVERPRRLALMNLYLHGVEPHIYLGDTIYEPDRGERYDVILTNPPFGTKGANQAPEREDFTIETSNKQLNFVQHVVNILKPGGRAAMVLPDNCLFEGKAGEVFEILMKDCNLHTVLRLPRGTFTPYSQGVKANVIFFQKGLPTETTWIFDARSNVPGITKKDRPLSAAHFTEFDAAYGKDPNGRAPRKDQGETGRFRPFSLADIKARDYKLDITWMKDDSIEDGDALPEPQDLASEAITELEAVVDDLKEIVRLIEQEEGVADA